A single window of Rhodamnia argentea isolate NSW1041297 chromosome 5, ASM2092103v1, whole genome shotgun sequence DNA harbors:
- the LOC115742213 gene encoding serine/threonine-protein kinase-like protein At3g51990, producing the protein MGYLSCKAESSIAVSHSHAPSSSSSKNQRPLKQERERPIKIQQFDYSDVEAATNGFSDQKLLGKGSHGYVYKAFLRGRHVAVKKPSKGLELATEVDNELEILSTIQSPRLVNLVGFASDSKNRLLVVEFMSNGTLYDILHSNTRVLNWGRRIRLALQIAKAIETLHSQYPPIIHRDIKSANVLIDRNFNARLGDFGLALRCHVNDFRLLSTPPAGTLGYLDPLYVTPDNLSTKTDVFSFGILLLEIISGRKAIDVAYSPPSIVDWAIPLIKKGKLLCVYDPRMAPPKDPVVRKQLAVIAAKCVRSCRERRPAMKEIVDWLTGLSKLVPLHSWNGFNNPCLMVETMGQPVESRNVQSSSRLDNIDTEYLDALDGKFSKPAMRNSRRVFSDLGFRSDLMDLMAANTDEESEVQRQGRGLEPPSKLPNHSYSFRFGSGRYMNRVRTQSQSCRRDDAAFVVRRNRSVGGSPQSFPAIDDSAVRSQTQSLQLDRKLH; encoded by the coding sequence ATGGGTTATCTTTCTTGCAAAGCTGAATCCTCCATTGCCGTCTCCCACTCTCACGctccgtcgtcgtcgtcttccaaGAACCAACGCCCTctcaagcaagagagagagaggccgatCAAGATTCAGCAGTTCGACTACAGCGACGTCGAGGCGGCCACCAATGGCTTCTCCGACCAGAAGTTGCTCGGCAAAGGCAGCCATGGCTACGTCTACAAGGCCTTCCTCCGCGGCCGCCACGTGGCCGTCAAGAAGCCCTCCAAGGGACTCGAGCTCGCTACCGAGGTCGACAACGAGCTCGAGATCCTGTCCACGATCCAGAGTCCCCGGCTGGTCAACCTTGTCGGCTTCGCAAGCGACTCCAAGAACCGCCTCTTGGTCGTCGAGTTCATGAGCAACGGTACGCTTTACGACATCCTTCATTCCAACACGCGTGTCTTGAATTGGGGTCGCAGGATTAGGCTCGCCCTGCAGATCGCCAAGGCCATTGAGACGCTTCATTCTCAGTACCCCCCTATAATTCACAGAGACATAAAGTCTGCTAACGTGTTGATAGATAGGAACTTCAATGCTCGTTTGGGCGATTTTGGGTTGGCTCTCAGATGTCATGTCAATGATTTTAGGCTCTTGTCCACACCCCCAGCTGGGACTCTCGGGTATCTTGATCCGCTCTATGTGACCCCTGATAACTTGAGTACTAAGACTGATGTGTTTAGCTTTGGGATATTGCTGTTGGAGATTATCAGTGGGAGGAAGGCCATCGATGTTGCATACTCGCCGCCGTCCATCGTGGACTGGGCAATCCCCTTGATTAAAAAGGGAAAGCTCCTTTGTGTCTATGACCCGAGAATGGCGCCCCCAAAAGATCCGGTCGTTAGGAAGCAATTAGCTGTTATAGCTGCCAAGTGTGTGAGATCTTGTAGAGAGAGGAGGCCAGCGATGAAGGAGATTGTCGATTGGTTGACCGGGCTGAGCAAATTGGTCCCTCTTCATTCATGGAATGGGTTTAACAATCCATGCCTGATGGTGGAGACGATGGGACAGCCAGTCGAATCCAGGAATGTGCAGAGCAGTTCTAGATTAGATAACATTGACACGGAGTATCTAGACGCTCTggatgggaaattttcaaaaccaGCTATGAGAAATTCACGAAGAGTGTTCTCGGATTTGGGGTTCAGGAGTGACTTGATGGATCTCATGGCTGCAAATACAGACGAAGAATCTGAAGTGCAAAGGCAGGGTAGGGGACTTGAGCCTCCTTCGAAATTGCCAAACCACTCATACAGTTTTAGATTTGGTAGCGGAAGATACATGAACAGGGTAAGAACTCAATCTCAATCCTGTCGCAGAGATGATGCTGCCTTTGTTGTgaggagaaaccgttcggtcgGGGGAAGTCCCCAAAGCTTTCCAGCCATAGATGATTCGGCAGTTCGTTCACAAACTCAGTCATTACAGCTTGATCGCAAACTGCATTGA
- the LOC115742359 gene encoding structure-specific endonuclease subunit slx1 isoform X2 — translation MNLNLPKIDLQMTRLLSGTFRSIKHPSSVSTKPKGPSRSSSSSSSSPLKLSRSSPSASASAISRTRSEPNTDDSRTCLRQHNGELNGGAKASRAGRPWLCACLVQGFKDRSEACVFESKWKSFSRKLPRRRSCGDMEKQAEGVSQLLLQHRQMALDRVKGVLDCSLLEINWKLNLT, via the exons ATGAATCTGAATCTGCCCAAGATTGATCTCCAGATGACGAGGCTTCTCTCCGGGACATTTCGATCCATCAAGCACCCGAGCTCTGTTTCTACTAAGCCCAAAGGCCCTTcgagatcatcatcatcatcatcatcatctccatTGAAGCTCTCGCGATCCTCGCCTTCAGCGTCTGCGTCGGCGATTTCAAGAACGAGATCGGAACCCAATACGGATGATTCAAGAACATG TTTGAGGCAACATAATGGGGAGCTTAACGGTGGTGCCAAAGCATCTCGAGCTGGAAGGCCATGGCTCTGTGCCTGCCTTGTTCAGGGCTTCAAGGACCGAAGTGAAG CCTGTGTTTTTGAGTCAAAATGGAAAAGTTTCTCAAGGAAACTACCTCGCCGGAGGTCATGCGGTGACATGGAAAAGCAAGCAGAAGGTGTCTCTCAGTTATTGCTTCAGCATAGACAAATGGCTTTGGATAGAGTTAAAGGTGTGCTTGACTGCAGTCTTTTGGAAATTAATTGGAAACTGAATCTTACTTGA
- the LOC115742317 gene encoding pheophytinase, chloroplastic, which yields MEILSHNFAPCCRVAGMRWNSNNKHLNSRQAKLVGGKRSKVSLVRIHKRVQCASLSAGGHPGLNHSRTSITVKSSKTLQSSRNADLKVSCGSYNGYVIGGGEDASSIPEEGESKAKVLIPALPDESNGECGAPISSCFWEWKPKLTVHYEKAGCENVGSPPVLFLPGFGVGSFHYEKQLKDLGRDFRVWALDFLGQGRSLPFEDPAPQHHRENDPEGKETVWGFGEETEPWASELVYSIDLWQDQVQYFVEEVIGEPVFVVGNSLGGFVALYFAASNPHLVKGVTLLNATPFWGFLPNPVRSPRLARIFPWAGTFPLPSRVRKLTEIVWQKISDPRSIAEVLKQVYADHSTNVDKVVSRILETAEHPAAAASFASIMFAPQGQLSFNEALSGCRKNNMPVCLMYGKEDPWVKPVWGLQVKRQVPEAPYYEISPAGHCPHDEVPEVVNFLLRGWIKNLESQGSVALPLLDDLETIQHSVAKDLEFAREGAKRSVKVRFVGSTSLLWNRISSFIGSHVGKLKLKS from the exons ATGGAAATTCTCTCGCACAATTTTGCACCATGCTGTCGAGTTGCGGGTATGAGATGGAATTCGAACAATAAGCATCTGAATTCTAGGCAGGCTAAGCTTGTGGGTGGGAAAAGAAGTAAAGTTTCGCTTGTCAGGATCCATAAAAGAGTTCAGTGTGCAAGCCTGTCTGCAGGAGGTCATCCTGGCCTAAACCATTCTAGGACCAGTATTACCGTTAAATCTTCGAAAACCCTCCAAAGTTCCAGAAATGCAGACTTGAAGGTCTCGTGTGGAAGTTACAATGGGTATGTGATTGGTGGGGGAGAGGATGCTAGCAGTATTCCTGAAGAAGGGGAATCCAAGGCCAAGGTTTTGATTCCGGCTTTGCCTGATGAATCCAATGGCGAATGTGGAGCTCCTATAAGCAGCTGTTTTTGGGAGTGGAAACCGAAGCTAACTGTGCACTATGAGAAAGCAGGGTGCGAAAACGTGGGGTCCCCGCCGGTGTTGTTTCTTCCTGGTTTTGGGGTTGGTTCATTTCATTACGAGAAGCAGTTAAAGGATTTAGGTCGCGACTTTAGAGTATGGGCATTGGATTTTCTCGGGCAGGGAAGGTCATTACCATTTGAAGATCCTGCACCTCAGCATCACAGAGAAAATGACCCGGAAGGGAAGGAGACTGTGTGGGGATTTGGAGAGGAAACGGAGCCATGGGCAAGTGAGCTGGTTTATTCAATTGACTTATGGCAGGATCAAGTTCAATACTTCGTGGAAGAG GTCATCGGAGAACCGGTTTTTGTTGTCGGGAATTCACTTGGAGGATTCGTCGCACTATACTTTGCTGCAAGCAACCCACACTTGGTCAAGGGTGTTACCCTGCTGAATGCTACCCCCTTTTGGGGGTTTCTTCCTAACCCCGTGAGATCTCCAAGATTGGCTAGGATATTTCCATGGGCTGGGACATTTCCTCTGCCTTCCAGAGTCAGAAAGCTCACAGAAATTGT ttggcagaaaataagtgATCCAAGGAGCATAGCCGAGGTGCTCAAGCAGGTTTATGCAGATCATTCAACAAATGTCGACAAAGTCGTTTCCCGTATACTTGAAACAGCAGAACATCCAGCTGCTGCTGCCTCATTTGCCTCTATCATGTTTGCTCCTCAGGGACAATTGTCTTTCAACGAGGCTCTATCTGG ATGTCGGAAGAACAATATGCCTGTCTGCCTTATGTATGGAAAAGAAGACCCATGGGTGAAGCCTGTCTGGGGCCTTCAGGTTAAAAGACAAGTACCCGAAGCTCCATACTACGAGATCAGCCCTGCAGGTCACTGCCCTCATGATGAAGTTCCTGAG GTGGTGAATTTTTTGTTACGAGGATGGATTAAGAACCTAGAATCACAGGGCTCAGTGGCATTGCCTCTGCTCGATGACTTGGAAACTATTCAGCACAGCGTTGCAAAGGATTTAGAATTTGCGAGAGAAGGGGCAAAAAGATCTGTCAAAGTGAGATTCGTCGGATCAACATCCTTACTTTGGAATAGGATAAGCTCTTTCATTGGATCCCATGTTGGGAAATTGAAACTGAAATCTTGA
- the LOC115742359 gene encoding structure-specific endonuclease subunit slx1 isoform X1, which produces MNLNLPKIDLQMTRLLSGTFRSIKHPSSVSTKPKGPSRSSSSSSSSPLKLSRSSPSASASAISRTRSEPNTDDSRTWCVYLILSTSPPIKTYVGVTNDFHRRLRQHNGELNGGAKASRAGRPWLCACLVQGFKDRSEACVFESKWKSFSRKLPRRRSCGDMEKQAEGVSQLLLQHRQMALDRVKGVLDCSLLEINWKLNLT; this is translated from the exons ATGAATCTGAATCTGCCCAAGATTGATCTCCAGATGACGAGGCTTCTCTCCGGGACATTTCGATCCATCAAGCACCCGAGCTCTGTTTCTACTAAGCCCAAAGGCCCTTcgagatcatcatcatcatcatcatcatctccatTGAAGCTCTCGCGATCCTCGCCTTCAGCGTCTGCGTCGGCGATTTCAAGAACGAGATCGGAACCCAATACGGATGATTCAAGAACATGGTGCGTCTATCTCATCCTCTCCACCAGCCCCCCTATCAAGACTTACGTTGGCGTCACCAACGATTTCCATCGCCG TTTGAGGCAACATAATGGGGAGCTTAACGGTGGTGCCAAAGCATCTCGAGCTGGAAGGCCATGGCTCTGTGCCTGCCTTGTTCAGGGCTTCAAGGACCGAAGTGAAG CCTGTGTTTTTGAGTCAAAATGGAAAAGTTTCTCAAGGAAACTACCTCGCCGGAGGTCATGCGGTGACATGGAAAAGCAAGCAGAAGGTGTCTCTCAGTTATTGCTTCAGCATAGACAAATGGCTTTGGATAGAGTTAAAGGTGTGCTTGACTGCAGTCTTTTGGAAATTAATTGGAAACTGAATCTTACTTGA